One stretch of Eggerthella lenta DSM 2243 DNA includes these proteins:
- a CDS encoding aldehyde ferredoxin oxidoreductase produces MADETSYGWAGKILRVNLSTGSITTQPTDPYKEYIGGMGLANKIMYDEVPAGTDPFSPENKLIFAVGPLTASGVPLAGRTTICSLSTFTKDHLVVDAHCGGMIGAKIKLAGWDAVVLEGASDHPVYLNIVDDKVEIKDAGFVWGMGTRETTEMLCRKEGVEACVAAIGPAGENLLPYACIINARNHSAGAGTGSVMGSKNVKALVVQGNGSVNVKDPQAVADLSDYMLREVIGSNNNHVVPQTQQEWAEFYDKGSRWSARSGLTWGMAEDGPIDTGEPKPGELNTVGYRCMKSVYDLGEVAEKYTIKMDGCHGCPIHCYSDLRTERTGELGGKTTSGNTCAANFPFKYMEGILKTGIAEDSESGIVWNTLIGTTIDELGLWCNYAQLWRDLAHCIKAGVFDRVLPEEEKAKYDWQRIYNDDPTIMVELLNDIAQNDSEIAHIAYGPYHWTERWDDKGWFDQQPSQLINYRGWPVHHAIECFGQVGGVYNMMFNRDDMIHSAVNFQGCGLPFELKQEIAEEVWGGKDAIDQNKNYTPMNERKANFAWWSVVTDVLHDSLTLCNWTWPMTMSPTKARNYRGDLDLEAKFFKAVTGEDVTTDDLYQAGARIMTLQRANTVRGMTKEDGTRGENDMRNVHDVMCAWTFDIDPDKKPFTEGTIKMDRDDFQTALGMVYDTFGWDHEKGCPTAACLDQYGMADVKEELDSLGLLP; encoded by the coding sequence ATGGCTGACGAAACATCGTATGGATGGGCCGGTAAGATCCTCCGCGTCAATCTGAGCACGGGCTCGATCACGACGCAGCCGACCGACCCCTACAAGGAGTACATCGGCGGCATGGGCTTGGCCAACAAGATCATGTACGACGAAGTGCCCGCCGGCACCGACCCCTTCTCCCCCGAGAACAAGCTCATCTTCGCCGTAGGACCGCTGACGGCTTCCGGCGTGCCCCTGGCCGGCCGCACCACCATCTGCTCGCTGTCCACGTTCACGAAGGACCACCTCGTGGTGGACGCCCACTGCGGCGGCATGATCGGCGCGAAGATCAAGCTGGCCGGCTGGGACGCCGTGGTTCTGGAGGGTGCATCCGACCACCCCGTATACCTGAACATCGTCGACGACAAGGTGGAGATCAAGGACGCCGGCTTCGTGTGGGGCATGGGCACCCGTGAGACCACCGAGATGCTGTGCCGCAAGGAAGGCGTCGAGGCGTGCGTGGCCGCCATCGGCCCCGCCGGCGAGAACCTGCTTCCGTACGCGTGCATCATCAACGCGCGCAACCACTCCGCCGGCGCCGGCACGGGCTCGGTGATGGGATCGAAGAACGTCAAGGCGCTGGTGGTGCAGGGCAACGGCAGCGTGAACGTGAAGGACCCGCAAGCCGTAGCCGACCTGTCCGACTACATGCTGCGCGAGGTCATCGGCTCCAACAACAACCACGTGGTTCCGCAGACGCAGCAGGAATGGGCCGAATTCTACGACAAGGGATCCCGCTGGTCCGCCCGTAGCGGTCTGACCTGGGGTATGGCCGAAGACGGACCCATCGACACGGGCGAGCCGAAGCCGGGCGAGCTGAACACGGTGGGCTATCGCTGCATGAAGTCGGTGTACGACCTGGGCGAGGTGGCCGAGAAGTACACCATCAAGATGGACGGCTGCCACGGCTGCCCCATCCACTGCTACTCCGACCTGCGCACCGAGCGCACCGGAGAACTGGGCGGCAAGACCACGTCGGGAAACACCTGCGCGGCCAACTTCCCGTTCAAGTACATGGAGGGCATCCTCAAGACGGGCATCGCCGAGGACAGCGAGTCGGGCATTGTATGGAACACGCTGATCGGCACCACCATTGACGAGCTGGGACTGTGGTGCAACTACGCGCAGCTGTGGCGCGACCTGGCGCACTGCATCAAGGCTGGCGTGTTCGACCGCGTACTTCCCGAAGAGGAGAAGGCGAAGTACGACTGGCAGCGCATCTACAACGACGACCCCACCATCATGGTGGAGCTGCTGAACGACATCGCCCAGAACGACTCCGAGATCGCCCACATCGCCTACGGCCCGTACCACTGGACCGAGCGCTGGGATGACAAGGGCTGGTTCGATCAGCAGCCCAGCCAGCTGATCAACTACCGCGGCTGGCCCGTGCACCACGCCATCGAGTGCTTCGGCCAGGTAGGCGGCGTGTACAACATGATGTTCAACCGCGACGATATGATCCACTCCGCCGTGAATTTCCAGGGCTGCGGCCTGCCTTTCGAGCTGAAGCAGGAAATCGCCGAAGAGGTGTGGGGCGGCAAGGACGCCATCGACCAGAACAAGAACTACACGCCCATGAACGAACGCAAGGCGAACTTCGCCTGGTGGAGCGTGGTCACCGACGTGCTGCACGACTCGCTGACGCTGTGCAACTGGACGTGGCCCATGACCATGAGCCCCACGAAGGCGCGCAACTACCGCGGCGACCTGGACCTAGAGGCCAAGTTCTTCAAGGCCGTCACCGGCGAGGACGTGACCACCGACGACCTGTACCAGGCCGGCGCCAGAATCATGACGCTGCAGCGCGCCAACACCGTGCGCGGCATGACGAAGGAAGACGGCACCAGGGGCGAGAACGACATGCGCAACGTCCATGATGTGATGTGCGCCTGGACGTTCGATATCGACCCGGACAAGAAGCCCTTCACCGAGGGCACCATCAAGATGGACCGCGACGACTTCCAAACCGCCCTGGGCATGGTGTACGACACGTTCGGCTGGGATCACGAGAAGGGCTGCCCGACGGCCGCCTGCCTCGACCAGTACGGCATGGCCGACGTTAAGGAAGAGCTGGACAGCCTGGGTCTGCTGCCGTAG
- a CDS encoding iron-sulfur cluster assembly scaffold protein has translation MEDEARNVYREVQDRHVLRTADVYQTEIEDGVTGYSDTLLSVVANFRNGGAPEGFNAQSMVGKSKRGEVALRLFAVIDHDTRTFVRAGFKTRGCLAVTGCASVVCSMLEGCTFDEALAITTDDVKTALDGVPVDKVYTIHFAIEAVRALIGDYLVRQGASLEELDAVVPCNSLSVPCMICEHCSLRSTRVELKMAEA, from the coding sequence ATGGAAGACGAAGCGCGCAACGTGTACCGCGAGGTGCAGGACCGCCATGTGCTGCGCACGGCCGACGTGTACCAAACCGAGATCGAGGACGGCGTGACGGGCTACTCCGACACGCTGCTGTCCGTGGTTGCGAACTTCCGCAACGGCGGCGCCCCCGAAGGGTTCAACGCCCAGAGCATGGTGGGCAAGTCGAAGCGCGGAGAGGTGGCGCTGCGCCTGTTCGCCGTGATCGACCACGACACGCGGACGTTCGTGCGCGCCGGCTTCAAGACGCGCGGCTGCCTGGCCGTCACGGGGTGCGCCAGCGTGGTGTGCTCCATGCTCGAAGGATGTACGTTCGACGAGGCGCTGGCCATCACGACCGACGACGTGAAGACGGCGCTCGACGGGGTTCCCGTGGACAAGGTGTACACTATCCATTTCGCCATCGAGGCCGTCCGTGCCCTCATCGGCGATTATCTCGTTCGCCAAGGGGCCTCCCTCGAAGAGCTTGACGCGGTCGTCCCCTGCAACTCCCTGAGCGTCCCCTGCATGATCTGCGAGCACTGTTCTTTGAGATCCACGAGAGTGGAGTTGAAGATGGCCGAAGCGTAG
- a CDS encoding helix-turn-helix transcriptional regulator: MLVALVVLALFLVFIVLSKRTISKHVTNVIMRTCVALEAFVLMALAVFDLFGIGDEIERFALSSLCTLVSSGAIYYWLRRARGTSTTTAAVFVFAALIISEVEIYLCTLLPVFAGNFVAAALVLLQYPCIIWARRQRQPHDIVSPTQANDYFGFSKTMLQSKQFLTATALGIGCLSIVIGLLRGYPDGTSIAFTPATRIAYAALTIGVSVALIVLVLKRRERVMTVGIFVIMELLACFALIAYAGFPDMLDIGAVFTTTFNALMVGFTWYVIIAFMSYGWRDPYYYAIAGWLVWLGCRAVARIALLAAHELFSNDMLMSAAMGTMVVLSTQVVFVQFLNITRRNAEEQEEQSARRQSMLKIMGLDEHESLADMRQASMKHNAEEMGKQFLLSDREIEVMALYALGYTQKRVAEELFITQGTVHAHIKRIYAKTGLHSRQEILDYLEQYAS; this comes from the coding sequence ATGCTGGTGGCATTAGTCGTCTTGGCTTTGTTCCTGGTCTTCATCGTCCTCAGCAAACGAACGATCAGCAAGCACGTCACCAACGTGATCATGCGCACATGCGTCGCACTGGAAGCGTTTGTGCTGATGGCTCTCGCCGTATTCGACCTTTTCGGCATCGGCGACGAAATCGAGCGCTTCGCGCTGAGCTCGCTGTGCACCCTCGTGTCGTCAGGCGCCATCTATTATTGGCTGCGCCGCGCCCGCGGAACGAGCACGACCACGGCTGCCGTCTTCGTGTTCGCCGCGCTCATCATCAGCGAAGTGGAGATTTATCTGTGCACGCTGCTGCCCGTATTCGCGGGAAACTTCGTTGCCGCCGCGCTCGTGCTGCTGCAATACCCCTGCATAATATGGGCGCGCAGGCAACGCCAACCGCATGACATCGTCTCGCCAACGCAGGCCAACGATTACTTCGGATTCTCAAAAACCATGTTGCAAAGCAAGCAGTTCCTCACTGCCACTGCACTGGGCATCGGATGCCTGTCTATCGTAATCGGCTTGCTGCGCGGCTACCCCGACGGCACCTCCATCGCGTTCACGCCCGCTACGCGCATCGCGTACGCTGCGCTGACCATCGGCGTGAGCGTCGCGTTGATCGTATTGGTGCTGAAGCGGCGAGAACGCGTCATGACCGTAGGGATTTTCGTGATCATGGAACTGCTGGCCTGCTTCGCGCTGATCGCCTATGCCGGATTTCCCGACATGTTGGACATCGGAGCGGTATTCACCACCACGTTCAACGCGCTCATGGTGGGATTCACCTGGTACGTCATCATCGCGTTCATGAGCTACGGATGGCGCGACCCGTACTATTACGCCATCGCAGGATGGCTGGTGTGGCTAGGCTGCCGCGCCGTAGCGCGTATCGCGTTGCTGGCGGCTCACGAGCTGTTCTCCAACGACATGCTCATGAGCGCCGCGATGGGCACCATGGTGGTCCTCTCCACGCAAGTGGTGTTCGTGCAATTCCTCAATATCACGCGTCGCAACGCCGAGGAACAAGAGGAGCAGAGCGCACGACGACAGAGCATGCTCAAGATCATGGGACTCGACGAACACGAAAGCCTTGCGGACATGCGACAGGCCTCCATGAAGCACAACGCCGAAGAGATGGGCAAGCAGTTCCTGTTGTCCGATCGGGAGATCGAGGTGATGGCGCTGTATGCGCTCGGCTACACGCAGAAGCGCGTGGCCGAAGAGCTGTTCATCACGCAGGGCACGGTGCATGCCCACATCAAGCGAATCTACGCTAAAACCGGCTTGCACTCCCGTCAGGAGATCCTCGACTATCTTGAACAGTACGCGTCGTAG
- a CDS encoding 4Fe-4S binding protein produces MPNLIDIAQRLAERPMVALLHEERCLPERDLGSTCTRCAEACPVDAIAVGLERDTEASPAAAYGSVAKNGPAGPRIDDDACVRCGRCVTACPTAALLAIAPLDDDALLEASVRAGAAAAKRAAGFAAEEAEGQGDSIGTRDAEAQVEAPQAAVAPACAGFACERAVRAGHIDAERTVALPCLAWVDEALIVHMARAGARRILLLTAPCASCEHAKAVVDLPKTVRSAQRILDTWQLDAAASIVETVDDVAASEDEDAAGEVSRRGLFSQARSALVEAATDAASAQMDALTGRSATDAPAPEPDRRRWQLLDDLHAAGLPAGDAVVPRALAPRVDIDPERCSGCALCAGFCLTKALRKAGKAPGGRTLLEFDAALCRDCGTCTDTCRYGAISREETLTVSELFALEPRAIVIPKRRVLPSRR; encoded by the coding sequence ATGCCGAATCTCATCGACATAGCGCAACGCCTGGCCGAGCGACCGATGGTGGCGCTGCTGCATGAAGAGCGCTGTCTGCCGGAGCGCGATCTGGGCTCCACCTGCACGCGTTGTGCCGAAGCGTGCCCGGTCGACGCGATCGCCGTCGGGTTGGAGCGCGATACGGAGGCGTCGCCCGCCGCCGCATACGGGTCCGTGGCGAAAAACGGCCCGGCCGGACCGCGCATCGACGATGACGCGTGCGTGCGTTGCGGCCGATGCGTCACGGCGTGCCCCACCGCCGCGCTTTTGGCGATAGCACCGCTCGACGACGACGCGCTGTTGGAAGCGAGCGTGCGGGCGGGAGCCGCGGCGGCGAAGCGGGCGGCGGGTTTTGCAGCGGAAGAGGCCGAGGGTCAGGGAGATTCGATCGGGACGCGCGATGCGGAAGCCCAGGTCGAGGCCCCGCAAGCCGCAGTCGCTCCCGCTTGCGCTGGATTCGCGTGCGAGCGCGCTGTGCGCGCAGGCCACATCGATGCCGAGCGCACGGTCGCCCTTCCCTGCCTGGCGTGGGTGGACGAAGCGCTCATCGTGCACATGGCGCGCGCGGGCGCGCGGCGCATCCTGCTGCTGACGGCTCCGTGCGCCTCGTGCGAGCACGCCAAAGCCGTCGTCGACTTGCCGAAAACGGTGCGCTCGGCTCAGCGCATCCTCGACACGTGGCAGCTCGACGCCGCTGCGAGCATCGTCGAAACCGTCGACGATGTAGCCGCGTCCGAGGACGAGGACGCCGCTGGCGAAGTGTCGCGGCGCGGCCTGTTCTCGCAAGCGCGCTCGGCGCTGGTGGAAGCGGCCACCGATGCAGCGTCGGCGCAGATGGACGCGCTGACGGGCCGAAGCGCGACCGACGCCCCCGCGCCCGAGCCCGACCGCCGCCGCTGGCAGCTGCTGGACGACCTGCACGCCGCGGGCCTCCCGGCTGGCGATGCCGTCGTGCCGCGCGCGCTTGCGCCGCGCGTGGACATCGATCCCGAGCGCTGCTCGGGCTGCGCGCTATGCGCGGGCTTCTGCCTCACGAAGGCGCTGCGCAAGGCCGGCAAAGCGCCAGGCGGGCGCACCCTGCTGGAATTCGATGCCGCGCTCTGCCGCGATTGCGGCACCTGCACCGACACCTGCCGCTACGGCGCCATCTCCCGCGAGGAGACGCTCACCGTATCCGAGCTGTTCGCGCTCGAACCGCGCGCTATCGTCATACCCAAGCGCCGCGTGCTGCCCAGCCGCCGCTGA
- a CDS encoding threonine aldolase family protein, with translation MLHFDSDYMEGAHPAILERLAATNFDQTSGYGTDEVCAAARERIREACACPHASVYFLVGGTQANAAAADQILRPWEGIVSATTGHITAHEAGAVEACGRKTLPLPQHDGKLDADEVRALCEAYWGDENREHIVAPGAVYISHPTEYGTVYSLAELEALAQVCRDFDMRLFMDGARLGYGLAAVGADVTLADIARLCDAFYIGGTKVGAFCGEAVVFTKPGLDDHFFTLMKKRGALLAKGRFLGLQFDVLFDQEDGELRYQRIGRHAVELAQRIAEGFRAKGYELAIDSPTNQQFVVLDDETKARLAEHASFGFWERTPDGRTVVRFATSWATRPESVDELLALL, from the coding sequence ATGCTCCACTTCGACAGCGACTACATGGAGGGTGCCCATCCCGCTATCCTCGAACGCCTGGCCGCCACCAACTTCGACCAGACTTCCGGCTACGGCACCGACGAGGTGTGCGCCGCCGCCCGCGAGCGCATCCGCGAAGCGTGCGCGTGCCCTCACGCGAGCGTGTACTTTCTGGTGGGAGGCACACAGGCCAACGCCGCCGCGGCCGACCAGATCCTGCGGCCCTGGGAGGGCATCGTGTCGGCGACCACCGGCCACATCACCGCGCACGAAGCCGGCGCGGTGGAGGCGTGCGGCCGCAAGACGCTGCCGCTGCCCCAGCACGACGGCAAGCTGGACGCCGACGAGGTAAGAGCGCTGTGCGAGGCGTACTGGGGCGACGAGAACCGCGAGCACATCGTGGCACCGGGCGCCGTGTACATCTCGCACCCCACCGAGTACGGCACCGTGTACTCGCTGGCCGAGCTGGAGGCGTTGGCGCAGGTGTGCCGCGACTTCGACATGAGGCTGTTCATGGACGGGGCGCGCCTGGGCTACGGCCTGGCCGCCGTGGGCGCCGACGTCACGCTGGCCGACATCGCACGCTTGTGCGACGCGTTCTACATCGGCGGCACGAAGGTGGGCGCGTTCTGCGGCGAGGCCGTGGTGTTCACGAAGCCGGGGCTGGACGACCACTTCTTCACGCTCATGAAGAAGCGCGGGGCGCTGCTGGCGAAGGGCCGCTTTCTGGGTTTGCAGTTCGACGTGCTGTTCGACCAGGAGGACGGCGAGCTGCGCTACCAGCGCATCGGGCGTCACGCCGTCGAGCTGGCGCAGCGCATCGCCGAGGGCTTCCGCGCGAAGGGCTACGAGCTGGCCATCGACTCGCCGACGAACCAGCAGTTCGTGGTGCTGGATGACGAAACGAAGGCGCGCCTGGCCGAACATGCGTCGTTCGGTTTCTGGGAGCGCACGCCCGACGGCCGCACCGTCGTGCGCTTCGCCACCAGCTGGGCGACGCGCCCCGAAAGCGTGGACGAGCTGCTGGCGCTGCTGTAG
- a CDS encoding acetamidase/formamidase family protein, translating into MQVITDQVLAFSKDNAPCATAQPGEVLLFKTQDCFAGRIPTEDVTMKDLNFSYGFTNPAAGPVYIEGAEPGDVLVVDIYDVQVADHGVIATDDHCGPLYQTTDYRSKIIPIEDGMADFNGVKFPIDPMIGVIGTAPDGEDVIDGFVGAHGGNLDNKLITKGTRMYFPVRVPGALLQMGDVHATMGDAELCGTGIEIAAEITVKVSLVKGFELNWPVLETFGPHGKWYVNASAQEFDEALMNVSKEMQRLLMHITGWDAIDTYMYMSVQSDVELSQACKPCEVQLSLRMGTPKLPQFPPLVPQP; encoded by the coding sequence ATGCAGGTTATCACCGATCAGGTTCTGGCGTTTTCCAAGGACAACGCGCCGTGCGCGACCGCGCAGCCGGGCGAGGTGCTGCTGTTCAAGACGCAGGACTGCTTCGCCGGGCGCATCCCCACAGAAGACGTCACCATGAAGGATCTCAACTTCTCGTACGGGTTCACGAACCCGGCGGCCGGCCCCGTGTACATCGAGGGCGCCGAGCCGGGCGACGTGCTGGTGGTGGACATCTACGACGTGCAGGTGGCCGACCACGGCGTAATCGCCACCGACGACCACTGCGGACCGCTGTACCAAACGACGGATTACCGCAGCAAGATCATCCCCATCGAGGACGGCATGGCCGACTTCAACGGCGTGAAGTTCCCCATCGATCCGATGATCGGCGTCATCGGCACCGCGCCTGACGGCGAGGACGTCATCGACGGCTTCGTGGGCGCGCACGGCGGCAACCTGGACAACAAGCTGATCACGAAGGGAACGCGTATGTACTTCCCCGTGCGCGTGCCGGGCGCGCTGCTGCAAATGGGCGACGTGCACGCCACCATGGGCGATGCCGAGCTGTGCGGCACGGGCATCGAGATCGCGGCCGAGATCACGGTGAAAGTGTCGCTGGTGAAGGGCTTCGAGCTGAACTGGCCCGTGCTGGAAACGTTCGGCCCGCACGGCAAGTGGTACGTGAACGCCAGCGCGCAGGAGTTCGACGAGGCTCTGATGAACGTCTCGAAGGAGATGCAGCGCCTGCTCATGCACATCACGGGTTGGGATGCTATCGATACGTATATGTACATGTCGGTGCAAAGCGACGTGGAGCTGAGCCAGGCCTGCAAGCCCTGCGAGGTGCAGCTGAGCCTGCGCATGGGAACCCCGAAGCTGCCTCAGTTCCCGCCGCTCGTGCCGCAGCCGTAG
- a CDS encoding helix-turn-helix transcriptional regulator — translation MGFTSYWAWLFLLLIAQVFGAPQQTPIGNVWLWCTVAHIASLILLGLLAPRLSPYCNNAVVTASSPAIMAGGTGLLLAGITANSTISILLALIFVGIGTAGMVLCWGEVLAALSFKGEQRALILSCMMASILVYLAFSFLPTEALYGFLFLMPAIAAVPLQMCIRTLDLHRSIEEDRSEQPEKLTSRFVLFCLIYSVPLGFFQVRYTVDGGLGAWVPVLVPSLLVLAAIGIVDHIFERQRGSNFLPAIVIPGAIAGLFMLAAFNDNDARPAGVLIFSAQQLLTVMLYARFAFMASRKKNNPATVFALGVGATDAGFVLGMLAGESPTVSAWPLDLTLGIAYIVVLGGFLATGVFQRKDIGSEDNAQFATAIDSRNDLKRELEAISAKYGLTAREEEVLGQLLHGKSASAVAADLFLSKNTVRSHIAHLYQKMDVHTRDELIELIDAQ, via the coding sequence GTGGGGTTCACCAGCTATTGGGCCTGGCTGTTCCTCTTGCTTATCGCCCAGGTGTTCGGAGCACCACAGCAAACACCCATAGGAAACGTATGGCTTTGGTGCACCGTCGCCCATATCGCATCCTTGATCCTTCTGGGCTTGTTGGCTCCACGGCTCTCGCCGTATTGCAACAACGCAGTCGTCACCGCAAGCTCCCCGGCAATCATGGCCGGAGGAACGGGGCTGCTGCTCGCAGGCATCACCGCGAATTCCACGATCTCGATCCTGCTCGCGCTCATCTTCGTAGGCATAGGGACCGCCGGCATGGTACTGTGCTGGGGCGAGGTGCTTGCGGCACTGAGCTTTAAAGGAGAGCAGCGTGCGCTGATACTCTCCTGCATGATGGCGAGCATTCTCGTCTATCTGGCATTCTCCTTTCTGCCCACCGAGGCTCTCTATGGCTTCCTGTTCCTCATGCCGGCCATCGCCGCTGTTCCTCTACAAATGTGCATACGCACGCTCGACCTTCATCGGAGCATAGAAGAAGACCGTTCAGAACAACCCGAGAAGCTGACCTCGAGATTTGTGTTGTTCTGCCTGATATATTCAGTGCCGCTCGGATTCTTTCAAGTGAGGTACACCGTGGATGGCGGCCTGGGCGCTTGGGTTCCCGTGCTGGTTCCTTCGCTTTTGGTTCTTGCCGCCATTGGCATAGTCGACCATATCTTTGAACGACAGCGAGGCTCCAACTTCCTGCCAGCCATCGTCATACCCGGCGCCATTGCGGGCCTATTTATGCTGGCAGCTTTCAACGACAACGATGCCCGACCTGCCGGTGTTCTCATTTTCTCAGCTCAGCAACTGCTCACGGTAATGCTGTACGCGCGGTTCGCTTTCATGGCCAGTCGCAAGAAGAACAACCCGGCGACCGTCTTCGCACTGGGCGTTGGCGCAACGGACGCGGGCTTTGTTCTAGGCATGCTCGCCGGAGAATCACCAACCGTAAGCGCATGGCCGCTGGATCTGACCTTAGGTATAGCTTATATTGTCGTGCTCGGAGGCTTTTTGGCAACCGGCGTTTTCCAGCGCAAAGACATCGGCTCCGAAGATAATGCACAATTCGCTACGGCTATCGATTCGCGCAACGACCTCAAACGCGAACTGGAAGCAATATCCGCAAAGTACGGTTTGACCGCCCGGGAAGAGGAAGTGCTCGGACAGCTGCTTCACGGAAAGAGCGCTTCCGCGGTTGCCGCAGATCTGTTTCTGTCTAAGAACACCGTGCGCTCCCACATCGCACATCTTTACCAGAAGATGGACGTCCACACGCGCGACGAGCTGATCGAACTTATCGACGCACAATAA
- a CDS encoding FAD-dependent oxidoreductase, with the protein MTYALDRRKFIGGASVLAAAGMLGIMAGCSPNGQASAAKEEAKQQSAPDETREYDIAIVGAGAAGLAACVDAAQQGAKVVCIEQNPQAGGNCTGVEGCFGINSSMQKELGVDADPGSTIRMELQASQLKASGPGYVDMVHASGENIDWLVENGVKFGGVDADKGDLMVFHRFETGSGQDSYVVPMAAKAEELGVEFMYGSKARSLVYEEGGPVTGVIVEADKSVIQINAKAVMLATGGFADNEEFMAEAGLDETKRKQGGVPGHDGSGHIMAVEAGAKSCRDHAAFLVADFVQGLPGYYEDGKWCFMIGVAAPYALWINENGERFINEDCPATNIMLMFVPCLRNKSTHVVMDSAMLEQYMAGDDETQKQLDQGIKSGEIVKADTLEELAKAAGFDAKTFASTVEEYNGFSEAGSDHNYGKDPSMLMPLAQAPFYAIRIVGEVNTSIGSISTDRTFHAVDSNDEPIEGLYVIGVEGAMLWSDVYTINVSGGCNANNVNSARTAVRNAVETLL; encoded by the coding sequence ATGACGTACGCACTGGATCGCAGGAAATTCATCGGAGGCGCAAGCGTGCTGGCAGCCGCTGGAATGCTGGGCATAATGGCGGGCTGCTCGCCAAACGGTCAGGCGAGCGCAGCTAAGGAAGAGGCCAAGCAGCAGTCCGCCCCCGACGAAACGCGCGAGTACGACATCGCCATCGTAGGCGCGGGTGCCGCCGGATTGGCAGCCTGCGTGGATGCGGCGCAGCAGGGCGCAAAGGTCGTCTGCATCGAGCAAAACCCGCAAGCCGGTGGCAACTGCACCGGCGTCGAAGGCTGCTTTGGAATTAATTCAAGCATGCAGAAGGAGCTGGGAGTCGATGCCGACCCCGGATCGACCATCCGCATGGAGCTGCAGGCATCCCAGCTGAAAGCAAGCGGCCCGGGATACGTTGACATGGTGCATGCTTCGGGAGAGAACATCGACTGGCTCGTCGAGAATGGAGTCAAGTTCGGAGGCGTGGACGCCGACAAGGGCGATCTTATGGTATTCCATCGCTTCGAGACCGGCTCGGGGCAGGACAGCTACGTGGTGCCTATGGCAGCGAAAGCGGAGGAGCTGGGAGTCGAGTTCATGTACGGATCCAAGGCTCGAAGCCTCGTTTACGAAGAGGGCGGGCCGGTTACCGGCGTCATCGTCGAAGCAGATAAGTCGGTTATCCAAATCAACGCAAAAGCGGTCATGCTGGCAACGGGCGGCTTTGCCGACAACGAGGAGTTCATGGCCGAAGCAGGACTTGACGAGACCAAGCGCAAGCAGGGCGGCGTTCCCGGGCACGACGGATCAGGCCACATCATGGCGGTCGAGGCCGGCGCGAAAAGCTGCCGCGACCATGCCGCTTTCCTGGTAGCCGACTTCGTGCAAGGGCTTCCAGGTTACTACGAAGATGGCAAATGGTGCTTCATGATCGGTGTCGCAGCACCCTACGCTCTATGGATCAACGAGAACGGCGAGCGCTTCATCAATGAGGATTGCCCGGCCACGAACATCATGCTCATGTTCGTGCCGTGCCTCCGAAACAAGAGCACGCACGTGGTGATGGATTCAGCCATGCTGGAGCAGTACATGGCAGGTGACGATGAAACGCAAAAGCAGCTCGACCAGGGAATTAAGAGCGGCGAGATCGTGAAAGCCGATACCCTTGAGGAGCTGGCGAAGGCGGCGGGCTTCGATGCGAAAACGTTCGCTTCGACGGTTGAAGAGTACAACGGCTTCTCCGAAGCAGGATCCGATCACAACTATGGCAAAGACCCCTCGATGCTGATGCCCCTTGCACAGGCCCCGTTCTACGCAATCCGCATCGTTGGCGAAGTCAACACATCTATTGGCTCCATCAGCACCGACCGCACGTTCCACGCCGTCGACTCAAACGACGAGCCTATTGAAGGCCTGTACGTTATCGGCGTCGAAGGCGCCATGCTATGGAGCGACGTATACACCATCAACGTCTCCGGCGGATGCAACGCCAACAACGTCAACTCGGCACGTACTGCAGTTCGAAACGCAGTGGAGACGTTGCTCTAA